A stretch of Bacillota bacterium DNA encodes these proteins:
- a CDS encoding ABC transporter permease — translation MIRACNRQLLAGIILVGLMTLLTIVGYFYTPHSPNEMEISRRLEAPSGQHLLGTDNYGRDILSRIMVGGRPAFQAGLVAVALGLSLGILWGALAGYYRGWLEELLMRLADGFYALPAILMALLATTLFGPGQASILVAVAVANVPIFARITRASFLSLREREFVDAARALGLSNRRIIFRHILPNALSPLLVQASVSFAAAVLAEASLSYLGLGTQPPDASWGRMLREAQAFADHALGSALYPGVAIALTVLGFNQLGDGLRDILDPRLK, via the coding sequence ATGATTAGGGCCTGCAACCGCCAGTTGTTGGCTGGCATTATTCTCGTTGGCCTGATGACACTCCTAACGATTGTTGGATATTTCTATACACCCCACTCGCCCAATGAAATGGAAATCTCCCGACGCCTGGAGGCGCCCTCGGGCCAGCACCTGTTGGGGACAGATAATTATGGCCGGGATATTCTCAGCCGAATTATGGTTGGCGGCCGTCCCGCCTTCCAGGCCGGTCTGGTGGCTGTAGCCCTGGGTCTGTCGCTGGGGATTTTATGGGGTGCCCTGGCCGGTTATTATCGGGGCTGGCTTGAAGAGTTGCTAATGCGCCTGGCCGATGGATTTTATGCTTTGCCGGCAATTCTCATGGCCCTGCTGGCGACCACCCTCTTCGGACCAGGCCAGGCCAGCATCCTGGTGGCAGTGGCCGTCGCCAATGTTCCAATCTTTGCCCGCATTACCAGGGCCAGCTTCCTCTCCCTCCGGGAGCGAGAGTTTGTTGACGCAGCCCGGGCCCTGGGGTTATCCAACCGGCGCATTATTTTCCGGCACATCTTGCCCAATGCCCTTTCACCTTTGCTGGTTCAGGCCAGCGTCAGCTTTGCAGCCGCTGTGCTGGCCGAGGCCTCCCTCAGCTACCTGGGGCTAGGCACCCAACCGCCCGATGCCAGTTGGGGCAGGATGCTCCGGGAAGCCCAGGCCTTTGCCGATCATGCGCTTGGAAGCGCCCTCTATCCTGGAGTTGCAATCGCCCTGACCGTTCTTGGCTTTAACCAATTGGGCGACGGCCTCAGGGACATTCTAGACCCGAGACTGAAATAG
- a CDS encoding DUF445 family protein: MSVVYYFLFPALGAGIGWFTNYLAIKFLFWPRKPFKLGKLVVQGVIPRRRQVLAAAVGGIVAKELLSHGQIAAAISAPETRHSFAEAVSKAVIARIGSSRAFALVPGGVRDSIIQLVAQIIVREVEKMLAASGPELTGDLLAKLNIAKLIEEQLLGMDWQKIEGLVFTIAGRELKYIEAMGAVLGAVIGFAQALLLTWGLA, translated from the coding sequence TTGTCGGTGGTTTATTATTTTTTGTTTCCGGCATTGGGCGCTGGTATCGGCTGGTTTACCAATTATTTGGCGATAAAATTTCTGTTTTGGCCGAGAAAACCATTTAAACTAGGCAAACTTGTGGTACAGGGTGTAATTCCCCGGCGCCGGCAAGTATTGGCCGCCGCAGTCGGCGGTATTGTCGCCAAAGAATTGCTGTCCCACGGGCAAATTGCCGCGGCCATCAGCGCTCCTGAAACCCGCCATTCCTTTGCCGAGGCAGTTAGCAAAGCGGTTATAGCCCGCATTGGCAGCAGCAGGGCCTTTGCCCTGGTTCCCGGCGGGGTTCGCGACTCCATAATCCAGTTAGTTGCTCAGATTATTGTCCGGGAAGTGGAGAAAATGCTTGCCGCCAGCGGCCCGGAATTGACCGGCGATTTGCTCGCCAAATTGAACATTGCCAAACTGATTGAAGAACAACTGCTGGGCATGGACTGGCAAAAGATTGAAGGCCTGGTGTTTACCATTGCGGGTCGGGAACTGAAATACATTGAGGCAATGGGGGCAGTTTTGGGAGCCGTAATTGGATTTGCCCAGGCGCTTTTGCTTACATGGGGCCTGGCTTAA
- a CDS encoding trypsin-like serine protease, with amino-acid sequence MESIQEMYREELKLALSASPGDNEDFAKIYGLRQRRLEAMAERVVTIHACGGFGSGVMLDSNGHIATNAHVISDGRGVCNRLLVRTAWGSEAEAEFITGEYEQDVAIIKVTPDDRYYGVEIAPEVYVGQDVYAIGHPLGNKHTITRGIVSYLNREVNNRSYVQTDASINPGNSGGGLFDDLGRLVGLPTFKEVWTGQGKNVPVANLGFAVPGAVVAEYYQRSLQRKLTQQCNGDPEAAWRAVVL; translated from the coding sequence TTGGAATCGATTCAAGAAATGTACCGGGAAGAACTTAAACTTGCGCTCTCAGCGAGCCCCGGTGACAACGAGGATTTTGCAAAGATATATGGCCTGCGCCAGCGCCGGCTGGAAGCGATGGCCGAACGGGTTGTAACAATTCACGCCTGCGGCGGCTTTGGCTCCGGGGTGATGCTGGACAGCAATGGCCATATCGCTACAAATGCCCATGTCATCTCCGACGGCCGGGGTGTGTGCAACCGGCTTTTGGTGCGGACTGCCTGGGGCAGTGAGGCGGAGGCGGAGTTTATCACCGGTGAATATGAGCAGGATGTGGCGATTATCAAAGTGACGCCGGACGATCGCTATTACGGGGTGGAAATTGCACCTGAGGTCTATGTAGGCCAGGATGTTTATGCGATTGGGCACCCCTTGGGCAACAAGCATACAATCACACGCGGTATTGTTTCTTACCTAAACCGGGAAGTAAATAATCGGTCCTATGTGCAGACCGATGCGTCCATCAATCCCGGGAATTCCGGGGGGGGACTGTTCGACGATCTCGGCCGTCTGGTGGGCTTGCCAACTTTCAAAGAAGTCTGGACCGGCCAGGGCAAGAATGTGCCGGTTGCTAACCTCGGCTTTGCCGTGCCCGGGGCGGTTGTCGCTGAATACTACCAGCGCTCACTGCAGCGTAAGCTTACACAGCAATGTAACGGCGACCCCGAAGCGGCCTGGCGCGCTGTCGTCCTCTAA
- a CDS encoding TetR/AcrR family transcriptional regulator: protein MGSHISGGGYLPTKTFFNLAEHKRKRIFQEALAEFAQDPYEQASLSEIVQRLGIAKGSMYQYFQDKKDLYKYVIGYVYQQKREYLQPVWEQDTDFFALVKSYYMRSWQFAREHPCYQQVISNFWDSRDEQVREEILREKQIRNTEFYGILQQWLQTGLISSEITPEAAWFVYHAVGRALIDNFVDENVDLQSHESLIESVLAVLELGLRTRKECR, encoded by the coding sequence CTGGGCAGTCATATTTCGGGAGGTGGTTATTTGCCAACAAAGACCTTCTTTAATCTTGCTGAACATAAACGCAAACGTATTTTCCAGGAGGCCCTGGCCGAATTCGCCCAAGATCCCTATGAACAAGCATCGCTCTCTGAAATTGTGCAGCGACTCGGCATCGCCAAGGGCAGCATGTACCAGTATTTCCAGGACAAAAAAGATTTGTATAAATATGTGATCGGTTATGTTTACCAACAGAAGCGCGAGTATCTCCAGCCGGTTTGGGAACAGGATACAGACTTCTTCGCCCTGGTCAAAAGCTACTACATGCGATCCTGGCAATTCGCCCGCGAACATCCCTGCTATCAGCAGGTAATCTCAAATTTTTGGGACAGTCGCGATGAACAGGTGCGGGAAGAAATCCTCCGGGAAAAGCAGATTCGTAACACTGAGTTCTATGGAATTCTGCAACAGTGGTTGCAGACAGGTTTGATTTCCAGTGAAATCACCCCGGAAGCGGCCTGGTTTGTCTATCATGCAGTCGGCCGGGCGCTGATTGACAACTTTGTCGACGAAAACGTCGACCTTCAATCCCATGAATCTTTGATTGAATCGGTGCTGGCTGTGCTGGAATTGGGATTGAGGACACGAAAGGAGTGCAGATAA
- a CDS encoding MATE family efflux transporter, translated as MEYGIKLVRMFEGDDVMQADNKLLTGSVLRGLLTLALPILAANVLQTAFNLVDTWFVSRLGQEAIAAVSMNLPVFFIVLALGNAVAIGTSSLVAQAVGAGDRARANRIAGQAMALSLTLGIFSGIVGTALARPLLELMGGQGLSLDYAVAYTQIILAGNPVFFFYMALDGVLRGEGDMKSSTLILGFATVINIFLDPLFIFGLGPVPALGVAGAALATMLARGIGLILIISHFYMGRSSIVLRFRFSWDWEVVGSIMRIGFPSSISMAMLSLTMFVYNYLANQFGPHVVAALGLGFRIDSLAFMPGQSISIATLTMIGQNYGARLYDRVVQIWKTGLLAALVSLGSVAIVVLLVPEFFVSLFTDEPDVFDATVSYLRIVPLFYVFLGLGIVTSSSFQGLGRALPALVINLFRLGLVGIPLAFVLIRTGLGASGIWWALALSDLTFASIGFFWFSRLLKKGLSKPVLPGSPE; from the coding sequence GTGGAATATGGTATAAAATTGGTTCGTATGTTTGAAGGAGATGATGTTATGCAGGCTGATAATAAATTGCTCACTGGTTCAGTACTACGGGGCCTGCTGACCCTAGCCCTGCCGATTTTGGCCGCCAATGTGCTGCAGACGGCCTTTAACCTGGTGGATACCTGGTTTGTCAGCCGACTGGGGCAAGAAGCAATCGCCGCGGTCAGCATGAATTTGCCGGTGTTCTTTATTGTGCTGGCCCTGGGCAATGCAGTGGCCATCGGCACCAGCTCTTTGGTTGCCCAGGCCGTTGGCGCCGGTGATCGTGCCCGGGCCAATCGGATTGCCGGTCAGGCAATGGCCTTATCATTGACGCTGGGAATATTTTCTGGGATTGTCGGCACCGCTTTGGCGCGTCCGCTTCTGGAATTGATGGGGGGGCAGGGACTGTCCCTGGATTATGCAGTTGCCTACACGCAAATCATTCTCGCCGGTAACCCAGTATTTTTCTTCTATATGGCTTTGGACGGAGTGTTGCGGGGTGAAGGCGACATGAAGTCATCTACATTGATCCTTGGGTTTGCCACTGTGATTAACATCTTCCTGGACCCGCTGTTTATCTTTGGCCTCGGCCCAGTTCCAGCTCTAGGTGTTGCCGGTGCCGCACTGGCGACGATGCTGGCCCGCGGCATTGGCCTGATTCTGATTATCAGTCATTTCTACATGGGGCGTTCCTCTATAGTTTTGCGGTTTCGCTTCTCCTGGGATTGGGAAGTGGTGGGCAGCATTATGCGCATTGGCTTTCCTTCCTCAATCTCAATGGCAATGTTGTCGCTGACAATGTTTGTCTATAACTATCTGGCCAACCAGTTTGGCCCCCATGTTGTTGCCGCCCTGGGGCTGGGGTTTCGCATTGACTCCCTTGCATTCATGCCGGGGCAGAGCATTTCCATTGCCACCCTGACAATGATTGGCCAAAATTATGGCGCACGTCTGTACGACCGGGTGGTGCAAATCTGGAAAACAGGGTTGTTGGCTGCCCTGGTCTCGTTGGGTTCAGTGGCAATTGTTGTGTTACTGGTGCCTGAATTCTTTGTCAGCTTGTTTACTGACGAGCCGGATGTATTCGACGCCACGGTTTCCTATCTGCGCATTGTGCCGCTTTTCTACGTTTTTTTGGGTTTAGGAATTGTCACATCCTCATCCTTCCAGGGACTGGGCCGGGCATTGCCTGCTCTGGTTATAAACCTGTTCCGCCTTGGATTGGTGGGAATTCCCCTAGCTTTTGTGCTGATTCGCACCGGCTTAGGGGCCAGCGGGATATGGTGGGCGCTGGCGCTTTCCGATCTTACCTTTGCCAGCATCGGGTTTTTTTGGTTTTCCCGGTTGCTGAAAAAAGGGCTCAGCAAACCAGTTTTGCCTGGCAGTCCCGAATAG
- a CDS encoding ABC transporter permease, translating into MQYMLKKTVGMLVTLVLISILTFLILFHLPGDPAVLILGLEASPDALEQVRSQLGLNLPVWEQYWHWARGVLGGDFGSSLTFSRGYPVAELIRSGLPVTISLAMAAVVLALLLSIPLGIVCASNRNSRLDSAILSISQIGLSLPAFWVGIILIQIFALRLGWLPPGNMPAWSVNPLGAGVALILPALALALPRAAILTRVVRSAMLEVLGEDYIRTARSKGLSEQLVVYKHALRNALVAISTVAGIHLVQLVAGTVVIEQVFSLPGLGRMVLSAVLLRDLPLVQGLVFVGASLVLLVNFSLDLIYPLLDPRITQVRYD; encoded by the coding sequence ATGCAGTATATGCTAAAAAAAACTGTGGGGATGCTGGTAACTCTGGTTTTAATCAGCATCCTCACATTTCTCATCCTCTTCCATTTGCCCGGCGATCCCGCTGTTTTAATCCTCGGCCTGGAGGCAAGCCCGGATGCCCTGGAGCAGGTGCGCAGCCAGCTGGGACTAAATCTACCGGTTTGGGAGCAATACTGGCACTGGGCCCGCGGCGTGCTGGGGGGAGATTTCGGCAGTTCCCTGACCTTCAGTCGTGGCTACCCGGTGGCCGAATTGATTCGTTCCGGACTGCCGGTGACAATTTCACTGGCTATGGCGGCGGTTGTCCTGGCGCTGCTGCTGTCAATTCCATTGGGCATTGTCTGCGCCAGTAATCGAAACAGCCGTCTGGACAGCGCTATTCTCTCCATCAGCCAAATTGGCCTTTCTTTGCCTGCGTTTTGGGTTGGAATTATATTAATACAGATTTTTGCGCTTCGCTTGGGCTGGCTGCCCCCTGGCAACATGCCCGCCTGGTCGGTTAATCCTCTGGGCGCCGGCGTCGCTCTGATCTTGCCGGCCCTGGCCCTGGCCCTGCCCCGGGCTGCTATCTTGACCCGAGTGGTGCGCTCGGCAATGCTGGAAGTTTTGGGCGAGGACTATATCCGCACTGCCCGCAGTAAAGGACTTAGCGAGCAATTGGTTGTATATAAGCATGCGTTACGTAACGCTTTGGTAGCGATCAGCACCGTGGCCGGCATCCACCTGGTTCAGTTGGTCGCAGGAACAGTGGTGATTGAGCAGGTGTTTTCGCTGCCTGGCTTGGGACGGATGGTTTTGTCAGCTGTGCTGCTCCGGGACCTGCCCCTGGTCCAGGGCCTGGTATTTGTCGGCGCCAGCCTGGTCCTTCTGGTTAATTTTAGCCTCGATTTGATTTATCCGCTGCTGGACCCGCGGATAACCCAGGTGCGCTATGATTAG
- the msrA gene encoding peptide-methionine (S)-S-oxide reductase MsrA → MEKQTTELATFAGGCFWCMVSPWEDMPGVLQVISGYTGGHKNNPTYEEVCAGNTGHREAIQITFDPAQINYKELLDTFWQQIDPTDPGGQFVDRGTSYKSAVYYHNQRQREIAEAGKQELAASGRFDKPIVTEILPAEKFWPAEEYHQDFHKKNPDHYKTYRKSSGRDIFLKKVWKK, encoded by the coding sequence ATGGAAAAACAAACTACAGAATTGGCCACATTTGCCGGCGGTTGCTTTTGGTGTATGGTCTCGCCTTGGGAGGATATGCCCGGAGTGCTGCAGGTTATTTCCGGTTACACAGGCGGCCATAAAAACAATCCCACCTATGAAGAGGTCTGCGCCGGCAATACCGGCCACCGGGAGGCCATACAAATTACCTTTGATCCCGCGCAAATTAATTATAAGGAATTGCTCGATACTTTCTGGCAGCAGATTGACCCAACAGATCCCGGCGGACAATTTGTCGACCGGGGCACATCATACAAAAGCGCCGTTTATTACCACAATCAGCGGCAGCGGGAAATCGCGGAAGCAGGCAAACAGGAGCTGGCCGCCAGTGGTCGCTTTGACAAGCCAATTGTGACCGAAATCCTGCCGGCAGAGAAATTCTGGCCCGCCGAGGAGTATCACCAGGATTTCCACAAGAAAAATCCTGACCACTATAAGACCTACCGTAAAAGCTCAGGCAGGGACATTTTTTTGAAAAAGGTCTGGAAAAAGTGA
- the thrS gene encoding threonine--tRNA ligase, whose protein sequence is MAIVILKDGSKREYSADVTAMDVAKDISGRLAKELVVARVNGELYDINRPLPEQAELELLTFDNPEARDVYRHSTAHIMAQAVKELYPDAKLAIGPAIEDGFYYDFDLPEPLSSDDLEKIEKKMQEIVKRKLEFERVELPREEALQLFADIGEDYKLELIEQLPDDAQISYYQQGEKFLDLCAGPHVGHSDRIKAFKLTSVAGAYWRGDERNPMLQRVYGTVFPKQSQLEEHLELLEEAKKRDHRKLGKELELFSIVDEGPGMPIYHPNGVIIWNELLKLWREEHAKDGYKEIRTPLILNKRLWERSGHWENYSENMYLADVDDNPFVLKPMNCPGAMLYYLNSHHSYRDLPLRTAELGLVHRHELSGALHGLMRVRAFTQDDAHIFMLTEQIHSEVGKVIDLVDRMYKVFGLEYTVELSTRPEKSMGTEEQWETATNALLQVLKDKGIDYKLNPGDGAFYGPKIDFHILDCLKRTWQCATIQLDFQLPERFDLTYTGEDGQKHRPVTIHRVVYGAIDRFLGVLIEHFGGAFPTWLAPVQVKLLPIADRHHQYCADLVRRLEAAGVRVVSDDRNEKIGYKIRQAQNEKVPYMLIIGDKEVEAGSASLRVREQGDVGSVQLDAFIAHVQTEINTRQNLDISQLTR, encoded by the coding sequence ATGGCAATTGTTATTCTCAAAGACGGCAGTAAACGGGAGTATTCGGCTGACGTTACCGCCATGGATGTTGCCAAGGATATCAGCGGCCGGTTGGCCAAAGAACTTGTTGTGGCCCGGGTCAATGGAGAGTTGTATGACATCAATCGGCCGTTGCCGGAGCAGGCGGAGTTGGAGCTGTTGACCTTCGACAATCCGGAAGCTCGCGATGTTTATCGACATAGTACCGCCCATATCATGGCCCAGGCGGTAAAAGAACTTTACCCCGACGCAAAGCTGGCCATCGGGCCGGCCATTGAAGATGGTTTCTATTATGATTTTGACTTACCTGAGCCTTTGTCCAGCGATGATCTGGAGAAAATTGAAAAGAAAATGCAGGAGATTGTCAAACGCAAACTGGAATTTGAGCGGGTGGAACTGCCTCGGGAAGAGGCATTGCAGTTATTTGCGGATATTGGCGAGGATTATAAACTGGAATTGATTGAGCAATTGCCTGATGATGCTCAAATTAGCTATTATCAACAGGGCGAAAAATTCTTGGATTTATGTGCGGGGCCCCATGTGGGGCATAGTGACCGGATTAAGGCGTTCAAGCTGACCAGTGTTGCCGGCGCCTATTGGCGGGGGGATGAGCGTAACCCCATGCTGCAGCGGGTGTACGGTACGGTTTTTCCCAAACAAAGCCAGCTGGAAGAGCATCTGGAGCTGTTGGAGGAGGCAAAAAAACGTGATCACCGCAAATTGGGCAAGGAATTAGAGTTGTTTTCAATTGTCGATGAAGGACCAGGAATGCCGATCTATCACCCCAACGGCGTGATTATCTGGAACGAACTGTTGAAGCTATGGCGGGAAGAACACGCCAAAGACGGGTATAAGGAAATCCGCACGCCACTAATTCTCAACAAACGTTTATGGGAGCGCTCCGGCCATTGGGAAAATTATTCCGAGAATATGTATCTTGCAGACGTGGATGACAATCCCTTTGTGCTCAAACCGATGAACTGTCCCGGCGCCATGCTCTATTATTTAAACAGCCATCACAGCTATCGGGATTTGCCGCTGCGCACAGCTGAACTTGGCTTGGTGCATCGCCATGAACTTTCCGGCGCATTGCACGGATTGATGCGTGTGCGGGCCTTCACCCAGGATGATGCCCATATATTCATGCTTACCGAGCAGATTCACTCTGAAGTCGGCAAGGTGATTGACTTGGTGGATCGCATGTATAAAGTGTTTGGACTAGAGTATACTGTCGAGCTCAGCACCCGGCCGGAAAAGTCAATGGGCACCGAGGAACAGTGGGAGACCGCAACCAATGCGCTTTTGCAGGTGCTCAAGGACAAAGGGATTGATTATAAACTTAACCCCGGCGATGGCGCATTTTACGGGCCAAAGATCGATTTCCACATTTTGGACTGCCTGAAGCGGACCTGGCAATGTGCCACTATTCAATTGGACTTCCAGCTTCCGGAACGCTTTGACCTCACCTACACCGGTGAAGACGGCCAGAAACACCGGCCGGTAACGATTCACAGGGTGGTTTACGGAGCGATTGACCGCTTCCTGGGCGTGCTGATTGAGCATTTTGGCGGCGCTTTTCCCACCTGGCTGGCGCCCGTGCAGGTAAAATTACTACCGATTGCAGACCGACACCATCAATACTGTGCTGACCTTGTCCGCCGTTTAGAGGCGGCGGGAGTTCGCGTCGTCAGCGATGACCGCAACGAAAAAATTGGCTACAAAATTCGCCAAGCCCAGAACGAAAAAGTTCCGTATATGCTGATTATCGGCGATAAGGAAGTAGAGGCGGGTTCAGCCAGTTTGCGGGTTCGTGAGCAGGGCGATGTGGGTAGTGTCCAGCTCGATGCCTTTATCGCTCACGTGCAGACGGAGATCAACACCCGGCAAAATCTTGACATCAGTCAGTTGACAAGGTAG
- a CDS encoding SLC45 family MFS transporter, which produces MTTAQGGKKAPNTENGQDEKKFSYAKIWWIGFGFLGVQLAFTAYNGFLPLMYREFFDSRFLVGLLMGTDNLIGLLLIPIIGAWSDRINSPLGRRLPFIVIATPIAALTFFAIPFAAAMLWTLIITEVVFTAAMHSYRGPVISLMPDHTPPEKRSPANGIINLMGGIGTLISFAVLAPLYDVDPRLTFGISSVVLFLTLIIVWLTADRHPPYIDNSPRASTNPIKDAVHGIGILLRPANFGQFLILAAMLAYFIGYAGLNNMFPIYGVETLGVTEGTANFILTSFAGSFIAFALVAGTIGSRIGKIPAMLWGLVIVPILFLLAIPVRDPWVIAGIFVLGGFGWAMVNVQAMPLIADFGGRDQIGFYIGLYYVFTMIGQMIGPSILGLAMDLVGNSGMFIAGATFFFLGFLLLRAGQHRLQADPEQLARKAH; this is translated from the coding sequence ATGACAACGGCGCAGGGAGGTAAAAAGGCGCCGAACACTGAAAACGGCCAAGACGAGAAAAAGTTCTCCTACGCGAAAATCTGGTGGATTGGCTTTGGCTTCCTGGGTGTTCAGCTGGCATTCACCGCTTACAATGGTTTTTTGCCCCTGATGTACCGCGAGTTCTTTGACTCCCGATTCCTTGTCGGTCTGCTAATGGGCACCGATAACCTGATTGGCCTACTGCTTATACCAATAATCGGCGCCTGGTCCGACCGGATCAACTCACCCCTGGGCCGACGCCTGCCCTTCATTGTCATAGCAACTCCTATCGCGGCCCTGACCTTCTTTGCTATTCCCTTCGCTGCCGCTATGCTCTGGACGCTGATTATCACTGAAGTAGTGTTTACCGCCGCGATGCATTCATACCGGGGCCCTGTCATCTCACTGATGCCCGACCACACCCCGCCGGAAAAACGTTCCCCCGCCAATGGCATCATCAATCTGATGGGCGGTATCGGGACCTTGATCAGCTTCGCAGTCCTAGCGCCCCTCTATGATGTCGATCCGCGGTTGACCTTTGGTATCAGCTCCGTCGTTCTGTTCCTGACTTTAATTATTGTCTGGCTAACTGCCGATCGGCACCCGCCCTATATCGATAACTCGCCCCGGGCATCAACTAACCCGATTAAGGACGCGGTCCATGGGATTGGCATCCTACTGCGGCCAGCCAACTTTGGTCAGTTTCTGATTCTTGCGGCGATGCTGGCATATTTTATTGGCTATGCCGGTCTGAACAATATGTTCCCGATTTATGGGGTAGAGACCCTGGGCGTCACCGAAGGCACTGCCAACTTCATTCTTACTTCCTTTGCAGGTTCTTTTATCGCTTTCGCGCTGGTAGCGGGGACGATTGGCTCCCGCATCGGTAAAATCCCTGCCATGTTATGGGGCCTGGTAATCGTACCGATTCTGTTTTTACTGGCGATTCCAGTCCGCGATCCCTGGGTAATTGCCGGGATCTTTGTGCTGGGTGGCTTTGGCTGGGCGATGGTCAATGTTCAGGCTATGCCGCTGATCGCCGATTTTGGCGGCCGCGACCAAATTGGATTCTATATCGGACTCTATTATGTTTTTACGATGATCGGCCAGATGATTGGCCCCTCCATCCTCGGTCTTGCCATGGACCTAGTAGGTAACAGCGGTATGTTCATCGCTGGCGCCACCTTCTTCTTCCTAGGCTTCCTGTTGCTGCGCGCTGGCCAGCACCGCCTGCAGGCAGATCCCGAGCAACTGGCCCGCAAGGCCCACTAA
- the msrB gene encoding peptide-methionine (R)-S-oxide reductase MsrB, with amino-acid sequence MEKVKKVKPLTEFVTRENGTEPPFTNEYWDNERDGLYVDINSGKPLFSSRDKFDAGCGWPSFTKPVDKTTIAEKTDTSHGMIRTEVRSRSSDSHLGHVFTDGPGPDKLRYCINSAALRFIPKEDLEAEGYGEYR; translated from the coding sequence CTGGAAAAAGTGAAAAAAGTCAAGCCCCTGACCGAATTCGTTACCCGGGAAAACGGCACTGAACCGCCCTTTACCAATGAATATTGGGATAACGAGCGAGACGGATTGTACGTTGACATCAACTCCGGCAAACCCCTGTTCAGTTCACGGGATAAATTTGACGCAGGTTGCGGCTGGCCCAGCTTTACAAAGCCAGTGGATAAAACGACAATCGCGGAAAAAACCGATACCAGCCACGGAATGATAAGAACAGAAGTGCGCAGTCGCTCTTCAGACTCCCACCTGGGCCATGTCTTTACTGACGGCCCCGGTCCCGATAAACTTCGCTACTGCATTAACTCCGCTGCGCTCCGGTTCATTCCAAAAGAGGACCTGGAGGCGGAGGGCTACGGCGAATACCGGTAG